From a single Apium graveolens cultivar Ventura chromosome 2, ASM990537v1, whole genome shotgun sequence genomic region:
- the LOC141687944 gene encoding uncharacterized protein LOC141687944: protein MSIVGDVPKRVKAEMTLKFGDPDLDDLKFLQDDPLVITPIIGNCLVKWVLVDTAASVDILFYDTFLRMGYTDSQLTPSDAPIYGFNEVECQVKEAIRLYMTIGEEAREATKMLNFQIIKTASIYNVIMGRIWIYVFKAVPSTYHMVLKFPTRNGIVEDKGD from the coding sequence ATGAGTATAGTCGGAGATGTACCCAAGCGTGTTAAGGCTGAGATGACACTTAAATTCGGCGACCCCGACCTTGACGATTTAAAATTCCTTCAGGATGATCCCCTAGTTATCACCCCGATAATTGGGAATTGTCTTGTCAAATGGGTCCTGGTTGACACCGCAGCTTCCGTAGACATTCTGTTCTATGACACATTTCTGAGGATGGGGTACACGGACTCCCAGCTGACCCCCTCTGATGCACCCATTTACGGGTTTAACGAAGTTGAATGTCAAGTAAAAGAAGCAATCCGACTCTACATGACTATTGGAGAAGAGGCCAGAGAGGCCACAAAAATGCTAAACTTCCAGATTATCAAGACAGCCTCTATCTACAACGTAATCATGGGGAGAATATGGATATACGTGTTCAAGGCTGTGCCATCAACCTACCATATGGTACTCAAGTTCCCAACCAGAAACGGCATCGTAGAGGATAAAGGAGATTAG